The following coding sequences lie in one Maribacter forsetii DSM 18668 genomic window:
- a CDS encoding M28 family peptidase yields the protein MKKFLLLTLLTSAITLTAQTDQRIYDIIDAVSAERIENDVTKLANFGTRHTLSDTVSTTRGIGAARRWIKGEFEKTSTECQGCLNVFFQKDLVKKGANDRIVKDVEVVNVLAIQKGTKYPNRYIIMSGDIDSRVSDPTNYTDDSPGANDNASGMAGTLEAARVLSKYKFENSIIYMGLSGEEQGLFGGGGIAQYAKDKGWEVIGIFNNDMIGNIKGVDGTISNVDFRIFSEPVPPTETEKQRKARRFYGGEVDGVSRQLARYVHKNVKQYMPEMNPMMIYRLDRFGRGGHHRPFNDAGFPGIRIMEAHENYTQQHQDIRVEDGIAYGDVLEHVNFEYAAKLTAVNAINMASIAWAPPAPKTVKIGGIVEPAAKFQWSKVDGAKGYKIYWRDTTSPTWDYSRYVGDVSEFVLEGIVIDNFFFGVSAVSEDGFESPVVFPNGIFR from the coding sequence ATGAAAAAGTTCTTATTACTCACTCTATTAACCTCAGCTATTACGCTAACAGCGCAAACAGATCAACGTATTTATGATATTATTGATGCCGTTTCTGCTGAGCGTATTGAAAACGATGTTACCAAACTTGCCAATTTTGGAACCAGACATACTTTAAGTGACACTGTCTCAACTACGAGGGGAATTGGAGCTGCTAGACGTTGGATCAAAGGTGAATTCGAAAAAACTTCTACTGAATGTCAAGGTTGCCTAAACGTTTTCTTTCAAAAAGATTTAGTCAAAAAAGGCGCAAACGATCGCATTGTAAAAGATGTGGAAGTAGTGAACGTTCTTGCCATACAAAAGGGAACAAAATACCCTAATCGCTATATTATTATGAGTGGCGATATTGATTCTCGTGTTAGCGACCCTACAAACTATACAGATGATTCGCCCGGTGCCAATGATAACGCCAGCGGTATGGCAGGTACGTTAGAAGCTGCTCGTGTATTGTCTAAATATAAATTTGAAAATAGTATCATTTACATGGGACTTTCAGGTGAAGAGCAAGGTCTTTTTGGCGGTGGCGGTATTGCCCAATACGCTAAAGACAAGGGCTGGGAGGTTATTGGCATATTCAATAATGATATGATCGGTAACATCAAAGGTGTGGATGGTACCATTAGTAATGTTGACTTTAGAATTTTCTCTGAGCCCGTACCACCTACGGAAACAGAAAAACAACGTAAAGCTAGGCGTTTTTACGGTGGCGAAGTAGATGGTGTATCTAGACAATTGGCACGCTATGTTCATAAAAACGTAAAGCAATACATGCCAGAAATGAATCCAATGATGATCTATCGTTTAGATCGTTTTGGTCGTGGTGGTCACCACAGACCTTTCAATGATGCTGGTTTCCCTGGTATTCGTATTATGGAAGCTCATGAAAACTATACACAGCAACACCAAGATATCCGTGTTGAAGATGGTATTGCCTATGGCGATGTTCTTGAACATGTAAATTTTGAGTATGCTGCTAAATTAACGGCTGTTAATGCTATAAATATGGCATCTATAGCTTGGGCCCCTCCTGCCCCTAAAACTGTTAAAATTGGTGGTATTGTTGAACCTGCAGCTAAATTTCAGTGGAGTAAAGTTGATGGTGCCAAAGGATATAAAATATATTGGAGAGATACGACGTCCCCAACATGGGATTACAGCAGATACGTGGGCGATGTTTCAGAATTTGTTTTGGAAGGCATTGTTATCGATAACTTCTTTTTTGGAGTTTCTGCGGTTAGTGAAGACGGATTTGAGAGTCCGGTTGTTTTTCCTAACGGAATTTTCAGATAA
- a CDS encoding M1 family metallopeptidase codes for MKKIIATLALGICSFSQAQTFTEQDTLRGSITPEREWWDLNYYHLDIDVNPDDKFISGSNTIRYKVLEPHQVLQVDLQPPLTIEKVTQDGVELEVTNNINAHFIQLTKPQQEGDYNEVVVTYSGHPKEAVRAPWDGGFSWKKDSNGKDFVATSCQGLGASVWWPNKDHMYDEVDSMLISVKAPKGLMNVSNGRLRSVDKETNTYNWFVSNPINNYGVNVNIGDYVHFDEIYQGEKGALDMDYYVLKDNLEKAKEHFKDAPKMMKSFEYWFGPYPFYEDSFKLVEVPYLGMEHQSSVTYGNQYKKGYLGRDLSNTGWGLKFDFIIIHEAGHEWFANNITYKDAADMWVHEGFTCYSESLFLDYHYGTEAANAYVQGIRINIRNDKPIIGIYNVNHEGSGDMYYKGSNMLHTLRQIVNDDRKWRTILRGLNSEFYHKTVTTDEIENVIAIGMKRDLKPFFDQYLRTTKIPVFEYKVKGKKVAYRFTNTVDNFSMPLKVYINDIAVWIEPTTEWKTEKIKGNLTSLRVDPNFYVETKN; via the coding sequence ATGAAAAAAATTATAGCTACACTAGCTTTAGGTATATGCTCTTTTTCACAGGCACAAACCTTTACCGAACAAGATACTCTTAGAGGCAGTATTACCCCTGAACGTGAATGGTGGGATTTAAATTATTACCATTTGGATATTGACGTGAATCCTGATGATAAATTTATCAGCGGAAGTAATACCATTCGCTACAAAGTATTAGAACCTCATCAAGTCTTACAAGTGGATCTACAACCGCCTTTAACTATTGAAAAAGTAACTCAAGATGGAGTTGAACTTGAAGTGACAAATAATATAAATGCTCATTTCATACAACTGACCAAACCTCAGCAAGAAGGCGATTACAATGAAGTTGTTGTTACGTATTCCGGTCACCCAAAAGAAGCGGTGAGAGCCCCTTGGGATGGCGGATTTTCTTGGAAAAAAGATTCAAATGGCAAAGACTTTGTAGCTACCTCTTGCCAAGGTCTGGGCGCTAGTGTATGGTGGCCAAACAAAGACCATATGTATGACGAGGTTGACAGTATGTTAATCAGTGTAAAAGCTCCTAAGGGATTAATGAACGTATCTAATGGTCGTCTTAGAAGTGTGGACAAAGAAACCAATACTTACAACTGGTTTGTTTCCAACCCTATTAATAATTATGGTGTTAATGTAAATATTGGCGATTACGTTCATTTTGATGAAATATATCAAGGAGAAAAAGGTGCTCTTGATATGGATTATTATGTTTTAAAAGACAACCTAGAGAAAGCTAAAGAACACTTTAAGGATGCTCCGAAGATGATGAAATCTTTTGAGTATTGGTTTGGTCCGTATCCGTTTTACGAAGATTCTTTCAAACTAGTTGAAGTACCATATTTAGGTATGGAACACCAAAGCTCGGTTACTTATGGCAATCAGTACAAAAAAGGATATTTGGGTAGAGATTTATCCAATACGGGTTGGGGTCTTAAATTTGACTTCATTATTATTCATGAAGCCGGTCACGAATGGTTTGCCAATAATATCACCTATAAAGATGCTGCAGACATGTGGGTCCACGAAGGGTTTACCTGTTATTCCGAAAGTTTATTCTTAGACTACCACTACGGTACTGAAGCTGCCAATGCATATGTACAGGGTATTAGAATCAATATCAGAAATGACAAACCTATAATTGGTATTTATAATGTAAACCATGAAGGTAGTGGCGATATGTATTATAAGGGGTCAAACATGCTACACACCTTACGCCAAATTGTAAATGATGATAGAAAATGGAGAACCATTTTACGCGGTCTAAATTCAGAGTTTTACCATAAAACCGTAACTACCGATGAAATCGAAAATGTCATCGCCATAGGTATGAAAAGAGATTTAAAACCTTTCTTCGATCAGTATTTACGAACCACAAAAATCCCTGTTTTCGAATACAAAGTAAAGGGCAAAAAAGTAGCGTATCGCTTTACCAATACCGTTGACAATTTTTCCATGCCCTTAAAAGTGTACATCAACGACATCGCAGTTTGGATAGAACCTACTACGGAATGGAAAACCGAGAAAATAAAAGGCAATTTAACTTCATTACGAGTAGATCCAAATTTCTATGTTGAAACC